The Persephonella sp. IF05-L8 genome contains a region encoding:
- a CDS encoding thioredoxin domain-containing protein, giving the protein MPNRLINEKSPYLKQHAYNPVDWYPWGEEAFEKAKEEDKPIFLSIGYSTCHWCHVMEKESFEDEEIAEILNRYFVSIKVDREERPDVDSIYMNVCMMMTGRGGWPLTIFMTPDKKPFYAGTYFPKEGSYTRIGLKELLLNIAKLWKEDRAKLLERADKVLNHLKEYSETTSKDTVPPNITENLYETLKDMFDQYYGGFGRRPKFPVPHNLMFLMRYYYKTKRQNAIDMVKHTLTQMRLGGIYDHIGYGFHRYSTDERWFLPHFEKMLYDQAMLMMAYTEAFQITGENLYKETVQQIAEYLQRDMLSPEGGFYSAEDADSEGEEGKFYVWSYEEIEKIIGKENIKLFEKVFNITPQGNYREEHTGRLTGKNILYLKKTVLELSEELGISENQLKEKINIWREKLFTERENRVHPLKDTKILTDWNGLVIAALSKASVIDPEYAQLAKNAADFVLKTMKKSDGTLLHRYKDGEAKIDGFLSDYAFLVWGLTELYRATAEERYLIEAINLTEIIIKHFWDEKGGFFDTPDFGENLIVRPKESYDGAIPSGNSVAVYNLYRLFRMTGDFRYRDYADKTIKAFSSKIKSIPAGYSMMILGYDFGNNKGKDIVIAGKDYKKALNKINQRFMPYSTILVKKGNILDEKIPFLKQLPVKENPAVYICEDFTCGLPITEISQLDEKLG; this is encoded by the coding sequence ATGCCAAATAGATTAATAAATGAAAAAAGCCCATATCTCAAACAGCATGCATATAATCCTGTTGACTGGTATCCATGGGGAGAGGAGGCCTTCGAAAAGGCTAAAGAAGAGGATAAACCAATATTCCTATCAATAGGATACTCAACATGTCACTGGTGTCATGTTATGGAAAAGGAAAGTTTCGAGGATGAAGAAATAGCAGAAATTCTAAACAGATATTTTGTTTCCATAAAGGTTGACAGAGAGGAACGCCCAGATGTTGATAGTATCTATATGAATGTCTGTATGATGATGACAGGTAGAGGTGGCTGGCCTTTAACAATTTTTATGACCCCTGATAAAAAGCCTTTTTATGCAGGGACATATTTCCCAAAAGAAGGCTCTTACACAAGAATAGGACTAAAAGAATTACTTCTTAATATTGCAAAACTGTGGAAGGAAGATAGGGCAAAATTACTGGAAAGGGCAGACAAAGTCTTAAATCATCTAAAAGAGTATTCTGAAACGACTTCTAAAGATACAGTTCCACCAAATATAACAGAAAATCTGTATGAAACATTAAAAGATATGTTTGACCAATACTACGGTGGATTTGGTAGAAGGCCTAAATTTCCTGTTCCCCACAATCTTATGTTTTTAATGAGATATTACTACAAAACAAAACGGCAGAATGCCATTGATATGGTAAAGCATACCCTTACACAGATGAGGTTGGGAGGAATTTATGACCATATCGGTTATGGCTTTCATAGATACTCAACCGATGAAAGATGGTTTCTACCTCATTTTGAAAAGATGTTATACGACCAGGCAATGCTTATGATGGCATATACAGAAGCTTTCCAGATAACAGGAGAAAATCTATACAAAGAAACTGTCCAGCAGATAGCCGAATATCTCCAAAGGGATATGCTTTCACCGGAAGGAGGCTTTTACTCAGCAGAGGATGCAGACAGCGAAGGGGAGGAAGGAAAATTCTACGTCTGGAGTTATGAAGAGATAGAAAAAATAATCGGGAAAGAAAATATAAAGCTGTTTGAAAAAGTGTTTAATATAACCCCTCAAGGAAACTACCGTGAGGAACACACAGGAAGATTAACAGGAAAAAATATTCTTTATCTGAAAAAAACAGTTTTAGAACTATCAGAGGAGTTGGGGATATCTGAAAATCAGCTTAAAGAAAAAATTAACATATGGAGAGAAAAATTATTCACAGAAAGAGAAAACAGAGTTCATCCGTTAAAAGATACAAAAATACTGACAGACTGGAATGGTCTTGTTATTGCAGCACTCTCAAAGGCATCTGTTATAGACCCTGAATATGCACAGCTGGCCAAAAATGCAGCAGATTTTGTTTTAAAAACAATGAAAAAATCAGATGGAACACTCCTTCACAGATACAAAGATGGCGAAGCTAAGATTGACGGTTTTTTATCTGATTATGCTTTTCTGGTATGGGGATTAACAGAGCTTTATCGGGCTACGGCAGAAGAGAGATATTTAATAGAAGCTATAAATCTAACAGAAATAATAATTAAGCATTTCTGGGACGAAAAGGGAGGATTTTTTGATACTCCAGACTTTGGGGAAAATCTTATAGTCAGACCCAAAGAAAGCTATGACGGTGCAATTCCGTCCGGAAACTCAGTTGCAGTTTATAACCTGTATAGGTTGTTTAGAATGACAGGGGATTTTAGATACAGAGATTATGCAGACAAAACTATAAAAGCCTTTTCCTCAAAGATAAAATCAATTCCGGCAGGATACAGTATGATGATACTGGGATATGATTTTGGAAATAATAAAGGTAAGGATATCGTTATTGCAGGAAAGGATTACAAAAAGGCTTTAAACAAAATAAATCAAAGATTTATGCCTTACAGCACAATCCTTGTGAAAAAAGGAAATATTTTAGATGAAAAAATACCATTCTTAAAACAATTACCAGTAAAGGAAAATCCTGCTGTTTATATATGTGAGGATTTCACCTGTGGACTGCCTATAACAGAAATATCCCAATTAGACGAAAAATTAGGGTAG
- a CDS encoding cytochrome c oxidase subunit II, which yields MTTSAEVLFALKVVYTIYAISIMSLVGWFAYRVTKKPNSYKTWLTPKVFYTYLAILVLIGVGIHILTYNKIPWVAWELKKHKIPADREIHIVMKNQKFIFPEETPITIKCGEVVKFNVVSEDLTYGFGLFRPDHSMVFQMQVVPGHNNELLWQFHEDGTFYVLSTEYSGPKGARMKVPNAFKVEGCNKKLSMEGKK from the coding sequence ATGACAACTTCAGCTGAGGTATTATTTGCCCTTAAAGTAGTCTATACCATTTATGCTATTTCTATTATGTCTCTGGTCGGGTGGTTTGCCTATCGGGTAACTAAAAAACCCAATTCATACAAGACCTGGTTAACTCCAAAAGTATTTTATACTTACCTTGCAATACTTGTATTGATAGGAGTTGGTATTCACATCCTGACCTACAACAAGATACCCTGGGTAGCGTGGGAGTTAAAAAAGCATAAAATTCCTGCTGACAGAGAAATTCATATTGTTATGAAAAATCAGAAGTTTATTTTTCCTGAAGAAACTCCTATCACTATTAAATGTGGTGAGGTAGTTAAATTCAACGTTGTTAGCGAAGATTTAACTTATGGATTTGGACTTTTCAGACCTGACCATTCCATGGTTTTTCAAATGCAGGTTGTTCCTGGACATAATAATGAACTTTTGTGGCAGTTTCATGAAGATGGAACTTTTTATGTGCTAAGCACAGAATACTCAGGACCAAAAGGAGCCAGAATGAAAGTTCCTAATGCGTTTAAAGTGGAGGGATGCAATAAAAAGCTTTCTATGGAGGGGAAAAAATGA
- a CDS encoding nitrilase-related carbon-nitrogen hydrolase — MLVYSLQVNLELGNIEKNLEKIFSYIDKVEKNSLVLLPEMFSCGFDNENLEQHAKETPAIHKYLKDFSHKKHLVIAGTLPEKSRNAIYNKAFVIDNGEIVYKQAKVKLFRPTGEHKYFKAGRNFDVAESSNGNLGIMICFELRFPNISYTLRKKGAEIILVPAQWGKPRKYHLEVLSKARAIEDQAFVIVSNTTGKIGNIEYAGSSGIYDPWGETLAFIDEEEGLIQADINLNDVYRVRKKIKMDI, encoded by the coding sequence ATGCTTGTTTATTCTTTGCAGGTTAATCTGGAGCTGGGAAATATAGAAAAAAATCTGGAAAAAATATTTTCCTATATAGACAAAGTTGAAAAAAACTCCCTTGTGCTACTTCCTGAAATGTTCAGCTGTGGTTTTGATAATGAAAATCTTGAGCAGCATGCAAAGGAAACTCCTGCTATACACAAATATTTGAAGGATTTTTCCCATAAAAAGCATCTGGTTATTGCAGGCACACTTCCAGAAAAATCCAGAAATGCCATTTATAACAAGGCATTTGTTATAGACAACGGAGAAATTGTTTACAAACAGGCAAAGGTAAAATTATTTAGACCAACAGGAGAACACAAATATTTTAAAGCTGGCAGAAACTTTGATGTAGCAGAAAGCTCAAATGGAAATCTTGGGATAATGATTTGCTTTGAGCTTAGATTTCCAAATATCTCATATACTCTCAGGAAAAAAGGAGCAGAGATAATCCTTGTTCCTGCCCAATGGGGAAAACCCAGAAAATATCATCTTGAAGTGCTTTCAAAAGCACGGGCAATTGAAGACCAGGCTTTCGTGATAGTCAGTAATACCACAGGCAAAATTGGAAATATTGAGTATGCTGGAAGTTCAGGAATATATGACCCATGGGGAGAAACACTGGCATTTATAGACGAGGAAGAAGGTTTAATACAGGCAGACATAAATCTAAATGATGTTTACAGAGTTAGGAAAAAAATAAAAATGGATATATAG
- a CDS encoding nucleotidyltransferase substrate binding protein: MALKKRLEDFEKAVKRLKDAYQETLKHKEDDYYTLNLLEMIDDRNITSHTYHEEVAEKIFNNLHIYLPLVEKVKEEIKERTKSI; this comes from the coding sequence ATGGCTTTGAAAAAAAGATTGGAAGATTTTGAAAAAGCTGTAAAAAGATTGAAAGATGCATATCAAGAAACTTTAAAGCATAAAGAGGATGATTATTATACTTTAAATCTGCTTGAGATGATAGATGATAGAAATATAACATCACACACTTACCATGAAGAAGTTGCAGAAAAAATATTTAATAATTTACATATTTATCTGCCTCTTGTAGAGAAGGTTAAAGAGGAAATAAAAGAAAGAACCAAATCTATTTAA
- a CDS encoding DUF505 domain-containing protein, with protein sequence MVIRKEHALALLNAKSQEEKGLACQITIKAEEDPYVELELQNLLEQGNSPIEYTLTYWGRNLVYILEEMIKKGLIKHPSEWDDRFRWIGSEVIAMIEAAILSGGLTGGETFEPLKQRGFAQEVHEEKKGWFKEINEYGKAIYDIYTKAKPRLVISKELGSYIASMPTGPAETKMLPEHGRFPLVLESMRLISFSVPNSDVYTLSGLGQAVQKVVQTMAPSLETIINEDYMYALLKVLDSGMEALTPQEAEVLEELAFIDAEGNILPAGEALLEVYKLWSEREYRPVKTFNLETLDEELLIGIEKVWEKNKTNPEIVPTAEEIVHYLMEKPLKEYKHLIEFYGRMINQAMGYQKKEELKKKWAELFTIEDLFKHFWEKGNQWYEKLYDTVKESLYSLEAFELVKSEIDEKTGKTVYKLTNHGKRVLQDIKEKGVREITSTGVKAISITKTEFGAPNYHWYEEAVNEHLVGGGYPTKSGQLYEELAYTVRRLPNLTRFELMVLHKIPEYGMFLDELFKEFDETLKEEIQYAVNKLEARYILDVLPNNGIRLTEAGKLLKKALSGVPEGIANPINPVIVRILQAIKQVGNLYVKEKRVRILPKNWEEAIKLSGLDKETFEKEIAVARLAGFIGKTSIHESGLEVLEAVELMNK encoded by the coding sequence ATGGTCATCAGAAAAGAACATGCACTTGCACTTTTAAACGCCAAATCACAGGAAGAAAAAGGTCTTGCCTGCCAGATTACAATTAAAGCAGAAGAAGACCCTTATGTTGAACTGGAGCTTCAAAACCTGCTGGAGCAGGGGAATTCCCCAATTGAATATACACTGACATACTGGGGAAGAAATCTTGTTTATATCCTTGAGGAAATGATTAAAAAAGGTCTTATAAAACATCCTTCTGAATGGGACGACAGATTTAGATGGATAGGCTCAGAAGTTATTGCAATGATTGAGGCTGCCATTTTAAGTGGTGGATTAACAGGGGGAGAAACATTTGAACCTCTTAAACAGAGAGGATTTGCTCAGGAAGTTCATGAGGAGAAGAAAGGCTGGTTTAAAGAAATCAATGAATATGGAAAGGCTATCTATGATATTTACACAAAAGCAAAACCAAGACTTGTGATTTCAAAAGAGCTTGGAAGTTATATTGCTTCAATGCCAACAGGTCCAGCAGAAACAAAGATGCTACCTGAACATGGCAGATTTCCACTTGTTCTTGAAAGTATGAGATTAATCTCATTCTCAGTTCCAAACTCTGATGTTTACACACTTTCAGGACTTGGACAGGCAGTCCAGAAGGTAGTTCAAACAATGGCACCATCCCTTGAAACAATAATAAATGAGGATTATATGTATGCTCTGCTTAAAGTTCTTGATAGCGGAATGGAAGCTCTAACACCCCAGGAAGCTGAGGTTCTGGAAGAGCTGGCATTTATTGACGCAGAAGGAAATATCCTTCCAGCAGGGGAAGCATTACTGGAAGTATACAAACTCTGGAGTGAAAGGGAATACAGACCTGTAAAAACATTTAACCTTGAAACTTTAGATGAAGAGCTTTTAATAGGCATAGAAAAAGTTTGGGAAAAAAATAAAACTAATCCAGAGATTGTTCCAACAGCAGAAGAAATAGTTCACTACCTTATGGAAAAACCTCTTAAGGAATACAAACACCTGATTGAGTTCTACGGCAGAATGATTAATCAGGCTATGGGATACCAGAAAAAAGAAGAGCTTAAGAAAAAATGGGCTGAGCTGTTTACAATAGAAGACCTGTTTAAACACTTCTGGGAAAAAGGAAACCAATGGTATGAAAAACTTTATGACACAGTAAAGGAAAGTCTTTACTCCCTTGAGGCATTTGAGCTTGTAAAATCCGAGATAGATGAAAAAACAGGAAAAACTGTTTATAAACTAACAAATCATGGAAAAAGAGTTCTTCAGGACATAAAAGAAAAAGGCGTTAGAGAAATAACATCAACAGGTGTAAAAGCAATATCCATCACCAAGACCGAGTTTGGAGCACCAAACTACCACTGGTATGAAGAGGCTGTCAATGAACATCTGGTAGGTGGTGGATATCCCACAAAATCCGGTCAACTTTATGAAGAACTTGCTTATACAGTAAGAAGACTGCCAAACCTTACAAGATTTGAACTTATGGTTCTTCATAAAATTCCTGAATACGGAATGTTCCTTGATGAGCTGTTCAAGGAATTTGATGAAACCCTCAAAGAAGAAATCCAATACGCAGTTAACAAATTAGAGGCAAGATATATACTGGATGTTCTTCCAAACAATGGTATTAGGCTTACAGAAGCAGGAAAACTGCTTAAGAAAGCACTTTCCGGTGTTCCAGAAGGAATAGCAAACCCGATAAACCCTGTTATAGTCAGAATTCTGCAGGCTATAAAACAGGTTGGTAATCTTTACGTTAAAGAGAAAAGAGTAAGAATACTTCCTAAAAACTGGGAGGAAGCAATTAAGCTGTCTGGACTTGATAAAGAAACATTTGAAAAAGAGATAGCTGTTGCAAGACTTGCAGGATTTATCGGTAAAACTTCCATTCATGAGTCTGGACTTGAGGTTCTGGAAGCTGTTGAACTGATGAACAAATAA
- a CDS encoding nucleotidyltransferase domain-containing protein gives MFKAQKVKTIEDLRQFLEKFFKEEDVKIYLFGSRAEGKNTPYSDIDLAFESDKDISKKLSQLRYILEESNLPYKVDIVDLKKAPYLKQVIKEKGKRWL, from the coding sequence ATGTTTAAAGCACAAAAAGTAAAAACTATTGAAGATTTACGGCAGTTTCTGGAAAAATTTTTTAAAGAAGAAGATGTAAAGATATATCTTTTTGGTTCACGGGCAGAAGGAAAAAACACTCCATATTCAGATATAGATTTAGCCTTTGAGTCAGACAAAGACATAAGCAAAAAATTGTCTCAGCTCAGGTATATTCTGGAAGAAAGCAATTTACCTTATAAAGTTGATATAGTAGATTTAAAGAAAGCTCCATATCTAAAACAGGTAATAAAAGAAAAAGGAAAAAGATGGCTTTGA
- the ccsA gene encoding cytochrome c biogenesis protein CcsA, with translation MLKILLIVILMSYFVSSIGFWVYLFTKKDAGKKFGFSFYGIAFLLQLIYIGIKDIQAKSFALATQQELPFFLAFLIGAVFLGLSFKYKTQLRDFGSLFAPINVFLVALTLPYYGEIEAGYKNIWFYTHVIFSMMAYALIIAGAVVAAVYILTQRDLKRKKLDSFLVSKFSSSLVLLQDIEYKTNVAAFIMLSLALIASSVWSSVYLGKHWIWDVKQIALSFLWIYYGFLIHIMVIKHEKGKKASYLTVIGGIMAFIVYWFIKHPNY, from the coding sequence TTGCTGAAGATATTACTGATTGTAATTTTGATGTCTTATTTTGTGTCGTCTATAGGTTTCTGGGTATATCTGTTTACCAAAAAAGACGCAGGAAAGAAGTTTGGATTTAGTTTTTACGGGATAGCATTTTTACTTCAGTTGATATATATAGGAATAAAAGATATACAGGCCAAAAGCTTTGCACTGGCAACCCAGCAGGAGCTTCCATTTTTTCTTGCATTTTTAATCGGTGCTGTTTTTCTGGGACTATCTTTTAAATATAAAACACAGCTGAGGGATTTTGGTTCATTATTTGCACCTATAAATGTTTTCCTGGTTGCTCTTACATTGCCATATTATGGAGAGATAGAAGCTGGATATAAAAATATATGGTTTTATACCCATGTGATTTTCTCTATGATGGCTTATGCCCTGATAATAGCAGGGGCTGTTGTTGCTGCAGTTTATATTCTTACCCAGAGGGATTTAAAAAGGAAAAAACTTGATTCATTTCTGGTATCAAAATTTTCTTCATCGCTGGTTTTACTTCAGGATATTGAATATAAAACAAATGTTGCTGCATTTATAATGCTATCCCTTGCCTTAATCGCTTCTTCCGTCTGGTCAAGTGTGTATCTGGGAAAACACTGGATTTGGGATGTTAAGCAGATAGCCTTATCTTTTCTGTGGATTTATTACGGATTTTTAATTCATATTATGGTTATAAAACATGAAAAAGGTAAAAAAGCCTCCTACCTGACTGTTATAGGAGGCATTATGGCATTTATTGTTTACTGGTTTATAAAACATCCTAACTACTGA
- the pyrE gene encoding orotate phosphoribosyltransferase, which yields MDYREKLKQMISERALKVADKPIFKLSSGKMSTYYMDLRTITLDPEGGYIIGNLIFEMIKDKSPDAIGGLTLGADPISYATALVSYLNKQPIKPFVVRKEPKGHGTGKQIEGNVQPGEKVFIVEDVVTTAGSSLKAAKVARDFGLEIMGIIAIVDREEGGEENIKKEGFDFFPIFKISEFLKISS from the coding sequence TTGGATTACAGGGAAAAGCTTAAACAGATGATATCAGAAAGGGCTTTAAAAGTTGCAGACAAGCCAATATTCAAACTTTCTTCAGGTAAAATGAGCACATATTATATGGATTTAAGGACAATAACCCTTGACCCTGAGGGTGGATACATAATAGGAAATCTGATTTTTGAAATGATAAAGGATAAGTCCCCTGATGCAATAGGAGGACTGACACTTGGGGCTGACCCTATTTCCTATGCAACGGCACTTGTTTCTTATCTAAACAAACAACCAATAAAACCATTTGTTGTTAGAAAAGAACCTAAAGGACATGGAACAGGAAAGCAGATTGAGGGAAATGTCCAGCCTGGGGAAAAAGTTTTCATAGTGGAGGATGTTGTTACAACAGCAGGTTCTTCACTAAAGGCAGCAAAAGTTGCAAGGGATTTTGGACTGGAGATAATGGGAATTATAGCTATTGTTGATAGAGAAGAGGGAGGAGAAGAAAATATTAAAAAAGAAGGTTTTGATTTCTTCCCGATTTTCAAAATATCAGAATTCTTAAAAATCAGTAGTTAG
- a CDS encoding YifB family Mg chelatase-like AAA ATPase, with protein sequence MLTNIISGGVIGIDGFKVEVEVNISQGLPQFIIVGLPDTAVKESKERVKSAIVNSGFSFPLRKITVNLAPADIQKQGTLYDLPVAIGILNLAGIFPFEAIENTAFIGELALDGSIRKIKGVLPIAYGLKQTGIKKLILPEENAPEASLVSELEVYGFQHLKEIIGFLTGDISKKPVKPDIEGTFTDYSGYPDFSEIKGQYTVKRALEIAAAGFHNLLMIGSPGSGKSMMAKAFPSILPPMSFEEAIETTKIHSVAGILDGYIVKNRPYRNPHHTISDVALIGGGSIPKPGEVSLAHNGVLFLDEFPEFKRSSLEVLRQPMEDREVVISRASGRYKFPAKFQLLAAANPCPCGYKNDPIRECRCTPAEIRRYRNKLSGPIVDRIDMITWVNSVPPEELSKMSSGESSQQIRERVLKAVNIQKKRFKDLPVNFNSEMSPSMIEKFVILENEAENTLRLAAKKYGITARGFHRILKVSRTIADLENSEKVKTKHIIEALNYRLTEEMLS encoded by the coding sequence ATGCTTACAAATATCATAAGTGGGGGAGTTATTGGTATTGATGGATTTAAGGTGGAAGTTGAGGTAAATATATCCCAGGGACTTCCACAATTTATAATTGTAGGACTTCCTGACACAGCTGTTAAGGAAAGTAAAGAAAGGGTAAAATCAGCAATAGTAAATAGTGGATTTTCTTTTCCTTTAAGGAAAATAACGGTCAATCTGGCTCCTGCTGATATTCAAAAGCAAGGAACACTTTACGACCTGCCTGTTGCAATTGGAATATTAAATCTTGCAGGGATTTTTCCTTTTGAAGCTATTGAAAATACTGCATTTATCGGGGAACTTGCCCTTGATGGTTCAATCAGAAAAATAAAAGGAGTTCTGCCTATAGCTTATGGGCTTAAACAGACAGGAATTAAAAAACTGATACTTCCTGAAGAAAATGCCCCTGAAGCATCACTGGTGTCGGAGCTTGAGGTTTACGGGTTTCAACATCTAAAGGAAATCATTGGATTTTTAACAGGAGATATAAGCAAAAAACCAGTAAAACCTGATATTGAAGGGACATTCACAGATTATTCAGGATATCCGGATTTTTCTGAAATCAAGGGTCAGTATACTGTAAAAAGAGCTCTGGAAATTGCAGCAGCAGGATTTCATAATCTTCTTATGATTGGTTCTCCCGGTTCTGGAAAATCCATGATGGCAAAGGCTTTCCCTTCTATACTGCCCCCTATGAGCTTTGAGGAGGCAATAGAAACAACAAAGATACACAGCGTAGCCGGAATACTTGATGGATATATAGTCAAAAACAGACCCTATAGAAACCCCCACCACACAATTTCTGATGTGGCATTAATAGGTGGAGGAAGTATTCCAAAGCCTGGAGAAGTATCACTTGCCCATAATGGTGTTTTATTTTTAGATGAATTTCCTGAGTTTAAACGTTCCTCCCTTGAAGTTCTCCGTCAACCTATGGAAGACAGAGAGGTTGTTATATCCCGTGCCAGCGGCAGATATAAATTCCCTGCAAAATTTCAACTCCTTGCAGCTGCAAACCCATGTCCATGTGGATATAAAAATGACCCTATTAGAGAATGTAGATGCACACCTGCAGAGATAAGAAGATACAGGAACAAGCTATCAGGTCCCATTGTTGATAGGATTGATATGATAACATGGGTTAATTCTGTTCCACCTGAAGAGCTATCTAAAATGTCGTCAGGAGAAAGCTCACAACAAATCAGGGAAAGGGTTTTGAAAGCTGTTAATATACAGAAAAAAAGATTTAAAGACCTGCCTGTAAACTTTAACAGTGAGATGAGCCCATCTATGATTGAAAAATTTGTTATTTTAGAAAATGAGGCAGAAAATACCCTCAGACTTGCTGCCAAAAAGTATGGAATAACTGCACGGGGATTTCACAGAATACTAAAAGTAAGCCGAACAATTGCAGACCTTGAGAATTCAGAAAAAGTTAAGACCAAACATATAATAGAAGCCTTAAACTACAGATTAACAGAAGAAATGCTATCCTGA
- a CDS encoding undecaprenyl-diphosphate phosphatase, translating into MTIVESIILGIVEGLTEFLPISSTGHLILVSHLLGIKQTDAHKTFEVAIQLGSILAVVFLYKDRLFKDIQLWKKLIVAFIPTGVLGFLLYKLIKSLFSPYIVSIMLIVGGIIFLVIEYLHRNKEYPIKSLDDVSYPKAFLIGVFQSFAMVPGTSRSGASIIGGLLLGLDRKVAAEFSFLLAVPTMFVATGYDVYKNYQVFQLDNWITLITGFITAFIFALISIKLLLGFIKNHTFIPFGIYRIILGIIFLFVVLN; encoded by the coding sequence TTGACTATTGTAGAAAGTATAATTCTGGGTATTGTTGAAGGTCTCACAGAATTTTTGCCTATATCCTCAACAGGACATTTGATACTGGTATCCCATCTACTTGGAATAAAACAAACAGATGCCCACAAAACATTTGAGGTAGCAATTCAGCTTGGTTCAATTCTTGCAGTAGTTTTTTTATATAAAGACAGGCTTTTTAAAGATATTCAGCTATGGAAGAAACTGATTGTTGCATTTATCCCAACAGGTGTTCTGGGATTTTTACTTTATAAACTAATCAAATCCCTTTTCAGTCCTTATATTGTTTCTATAATGCTTATCGTTGGAGGGATTATATTCCTTGTCATTGAATATTTACATAGAAATAAGGAATACCCTATAAAATCCCTTGATGATGTATCATATCCAAAGGCATTTTTAATTGGAGTTTTTCAGTCATTTGCAATGGTTCCAGGAACATCCCGTTCAGGAGCTTCTATTATAGGTGGTTTGCTTTTAGGCTTAGACCGTAAAGTTGCAGCAGAATTTTCGTTTCTGCTGGCAGTTCCTACAATGTTTGTGGCAACAGGATATGATGTGTATAAAAATTATCAGGTTTTTCAGCTGGATAACTGGATAACACTTATAACAGGTTTTATAACAGCCTTTATATTTGCCCTTATCTCTATCAAACTTCTGCTTGGATTTATAAAAAATCACACATTTATTCCTTTTGGGATTTATAGAATAATACTGGGAATAATTTTTCTGTTTGTCGTTCTAAATTAG